From the Lactuca sativa cultivar Salinas chromosome 9, Lsat_Salinas_v11, whole genome shotgun sequence genome, the window TATCCTATTGATCTAAAAAATAAGATCATAATGGCATGTTGTCTTCTTCATAACAAGTATTTACTATTAGACATAAAGTAGTCATACAACAGTCACCATAAGATAAGTATAGTTACAAGTTGTTTATTTTTGCATAAATATTGTGTATCTTGTATACACACTAAAACAAGTTAATTATGTATCATGATTGTTGTTTACATTTAATGAGATGTTTAATCCGTTGTCATGATTCTTGTTTACTTTTGGTCACACATATGAAATTCAACCATCACCATTCACCACAAATTATTTATAATAACATTGATATTTTACAACTTGTATCGgcaaattataatttatttttattgactATTGTTTACTTTTAGTCACTAATCAAATATTAAATCGTGATAATAACCCTTTGGTCATTCAAATAAATTTCCTCGGATATATACCTTACCTTTTGGTCATCGTTTTTTCATGTGACAAATTCTAATATAAGATTTAGtcatttaaaattaaactttgcCACCTTACATTCTTTACGTCTCATTTAAAAACTATCATTATTCTTATGTAAAACTGTTGCTAAGATATGAATTCATATTTGCCATTGTGACGTATTTTGAGTAAACCACGACAAAaagaattttggaaaataataTAGGACCTTAAGTGACAAAAAATATGAAAACCGTCACCACCCTATTTTATAaaactatcatcaaaagtcatttTTATACTAGTGGCATAAGTTAAATTGTTTCTTAGTTTGCTTACTACTCGAACATCCAAAATTTGCATAACATAAAATAACGACCAAGCACAAGAAATAGTTACTAAGAAAATATAAAAGTTCCTAAGAATGTGAATTTAGAATCATTGTTTGTGggatatgaaatatgaaacagaAGTTAGGAATCAAATTGAcagaaaattgaaaaaaaaaatgataataaaaatttGATTTATATAACGAAACCGTAAAATAACAATGTTTTTGATGATTTCGCAGGTCAAACAGTACTTTACTCATTTTTCAAGTTGACCTGCGAAATTTGTGTTTGTAAAAAAACTTTAATATTTTAGGTTGTATTTGGCgcgccacagctagctgataaactagcttatttttcgagcttttttatgttgtcgtgtttggtaagtcAAAAAGTAGATTTTAAGCTAgttttttgaaaagctacttagactagcttttcaggagtttttttaaaaattttcaaatacaccccttaattaattatagaaacacatacttccacatgtccttttatgtaattttatatatttcagctagttttaccaaacgttgtTTTTTATcagttagcttttcagctatcagctagttttttatttaacagctagcttttcaactAGTATGCCAAACATAGCCTTAGATTGGTTTTGTTATTTCTATTATTTTATTTCTCATTTTTAGCAAGCAAAATTAAAGCTAATTATTGTATTTACTAAGTCAACGACTCAAAGTCAAACCCAAAattgattttcttttttttttttttgaacaacaaGGCAAGAAATATATTAATAGGGGAAACTAGCAAGAACTTAGGAGTACATTACAGAAAGATCATTGAAAATAGCCTTGTTGCCGAATATCCATATAACCCAAATAAATATCAATAATTCACCTCATATAAATACGATGGGCCTCAAGTATCTCCTTAGTTGATGTGGGGTTGCgattttgatagtgccaaagctTTGCTGCTCTTTCCACACCTCTTTAGCTAATGGACAAAGAAATAAATAAGTGATTCTCATCTAAATGCATTACCcaaattttgattattttggtgatTAGAATTATGttaataaaatacaataaagtacGAGCAACTTGTAAATCAGTAAATGTACACAACTTCAACGGGGCATAAACTACTCTGGATGCTATCACAACTTGTGAATTAATAATGGATTTGTTTTCTTGCTTAGTCTTCTTTATAAGTCTAATCATACACTGCTTCTGTACATTATGAAACAAATTCTACCTTTTGTCTTCATCTTTATGGATTTGTAATCAATATTCAACGTGCAATCGTGCATGTGTCTGTGTATTCAGAGAAGAAACTAACCTGAAACTCTGAAAGAGAAGCTCCAACTGATCACTGATGGTTTCATACGGGGAAATTTTTGATGTTTCAGGACCTGTACACCTGCTAACTTCTTTCGATTGGTACGTATTGCAGTTTCTAATATGAAAATTTTGCTTCGATTAATCAACCCAATAACCAGTTGGATTCTGCTTTACAGGAGAAACACGTTTCATCGAAGATCCCTTGCTGCAAGCCTTGTTGAAGGTGTTTACCTTCTGGAAAGGGATCGTCAACGAGGAAGCATTCAACAGGATGCTCATGCTCCTCCATGGTGGGAACGATTTCAGTTTCAGTTGAATCGCGTTCTAGTAGACGATAGTGATTTATCCTACTTTGGGGCAATTTTCGAGCTCAAATATGCACATCCGTTCTTCTATCAATCAACTCCGCACCCTCCGAGATATGTCGTAGCGTTTCGAGGCACAATCCTGAATTCTTCAAGCAGATCTGACGATATGAAGCTAAATGCTAGGTGTATTTTTGATACACTCGAAGAAAGCTCTCGATTTCGTACAGCTTTTGATGCAGTTTGGAACACGGTGGCGATGGTTGGAGCAGCAAACGTTTGGATAGCCGGACATTCGTTAGGTGCGTCGATTGCAATGCTCGCAGGGAGGAACATGGCGAAGTCTCGATATCAATTGGAAACATATCTGTTCAATCCGCCGATCATATCGCTTCCAATCGAGAAGATAATCCCAAACGAAACGTTGAAACACGGCGTCCGTGTAGCTGGTAGTTTCTTAACGGCCGGAATTGCGGCGGCGATGAACCGGCGCCGTGAGGATCCAGAAGAAGATCCGTTTGTTGTGTTGTCCGAATGGACGCCGTATCTGTTTGTGAATCCATCAGATACGATCTGTGCGGAGTATATAGGATATTTTGAACACAGGGAGAAGATGGAGGAGATGGGAGTCGGAAGAATCGAAAATGTGGCGACGAGATATTCGATCGGAAGTCTGGTTTACGGCACAATTGGGAGGGAATCGGAGCCGTTGCATCTGTTACCGTCGGCTTATATGACGGTGAATATTAGACCGTCGGAGGATTTCAATAAAGCTCATGGACTTGACCAATGGTGGCAAGATCATTGTCAATGGCGATCGAAACTATACAAATTCAAgtagtttattttttataattactcTGTCAAATGCAGCGGTTGCAAGTTATCCTTTGTTTAATTATTTGTTTGTTTCATCGAAGTATCAATCATCATCTACTAATTTCCCTTTTGCATGTATGGTGAATTTGTAATTTGGCAAATCAACCACGTAAAGCCGTAAACCGTAAATTTGGTCCTTCTGGTTTACCGACTTATATGCTTATAGTCCCTGCTGCTTTATAATTACAAATTTTACACTTTTCAGCAATTTTAGTTCgatttggtccttccatttaacGGAATTTACATCCGTTACCATTGTCCCTCCATCCCAATGGTtatgaaatttgatttttttttaacaaaaaaagggATAATTTCATATATGCTctaaataaacaataaaatatcATCTTTGCCCTACCTAATATTTAATTATCATATATaccttaaataattttttaaactaTCATATCTGCTCaaatcatatttttaaaaattttaacacatttttataatcaatttattatttaaaatcattttaattataaaaagGAATTAAATTGGCCAAAATACACTTTTTGTAAAATATATTCTCCATTTGTATCTCCTTTAAGTAATGTTGCTACGTGGGCTTCGGGATGCTTGATAACTGGATGAAATGATCATCCTCTAATGTGCAATCTAGAAGACATGTTGCAAATGTGTACAACACTAGGTTAGAAAGCGATACCGATGGATGGACCCCGATATTGCTCTTCGATGTCTAGT encodes:
- the LOC111905516 gene encoding GDSL esterase/lipase At4g10955, with translation MVSYGEIFDVSGPVHLLTSFDWRNTFHRRSLAASLVEGVYLLERDRQRGSIQQDAHAPPWWERFQFQLNRVLVDDSDLSYFGAIFELKYAHPFFYQSTPHPPRYVVAFRGTILNSSSRSDDMKLNARCIFDTLEESSRFRTAFDAVWNTVAMVGAANVWIAGHSLGASIAMLAGRNMAKSRYQLETYLFNPPIISLPIEKIIPNETLKHGVRVAGSFLTAGIAAAMNRRREDPEEDPFVVLSEWTPYLFVNPSDTICAEYIGYFEHREKMEEMGVGRIENVATRYSIGSLVYGTIGRESEPLHLLPSAYMTVNIRPSEDFNKAHGLDQWWQDHCQWRSKLYKFK